From one Alicyclobacillus acidocaldarius subsp. acidocaldarius Tc-4-1 genomic stretch:
- the lysA gene encoding diaminopimelate decarboxylase, whose product MKSEHLLDVRPKVDAHFPRDEKGHLLIGGVSAVDLVERFGTPLIAYDEGLIRDTIRAFHRVFREEGVPYQISYASKAFCTMAMCQLAHEEGLGIDVVSGGELYTALAAGVPASKLHMHGNNKTPEELQYAVESGIGAVIVDNFDEIDLLDDILQATGRTVDVLVRVAPGVEAHTHDYISTGQQDSKFGFDLASQQVEEAFLRLKQVERARVVGVHAHIGSQIFDVEGFRLLADRMAGVYEDGLRRFRFPFSVLNLGGGFGIPYTDEDAPPVADLVRGVIRAAKAAFAARGMDVPILWIEPGRSIVGPAGVTLYRVGSRKVIPGVRNYVAIDGGMTDNPRLALYGAKYHACYANRAADPPDRPWSVAGKCCESGDMLIWDLPLPDPEPGDILAVFATGAYTYAMASHYNRIPKPAVVFCRHGEARLVARRETWADVARLDVPLR is encoded by the coding sequence GTGAAATCAGAGCACCTGTTAGACGTGAGGCCGAAGGTGGACGCGCATTTTCCGCGAGACGAAAAGGGCCATCTTCTCATCGGCGGCGTGAGCGCGGTGGATCTCGTGGAACGGTTCGGCACGCCGCTCATCGCGTACGACGAGGGGCTCATCCGCGATACCATCCGGGCGTTTCACCGTGTGTTTCGAGAGGAAGGCGTGCCGTATCAAATTTCTTACGCCAGCAAGGCCTTCTGCACCATGGCCATGTGCCAACTCGCGCACGAGGAGGGCTTGGGCATCGACGTGGTGTCCGGCGGCGAGTTGTATACCGCTCTTGCGGCAGGCGTGCCAGCGAGCAAGCTCCACATGCACGGGAACAACAAGACCCCGGAGGAACTGCAGTACGCGGTTGAGAGTGGCATCGGGGCCGTGATCGTCGATAATTTCGACGAGATCGACCTCTTGGACGACATCCTTCAGGCAACAGGGCGCACGGTGGATGTCCTGGTCCGGGTAGCGCCAGGTGTCGAGGCGCATACGCACGACTATATCTCCACAGGGCAGCAGGACTCCAAGTTCGGCTTCGATCTCGCCAGCCAGCAGGTGGAGGAAGCCTTTTTGCGACTCAAGCAGGTGGAGCGCGCGCGGGTCGTTGGCGTGCATGCGCACATCGGATCTCAAATCTTCGATGTGGAGGGCTTTCGACTGCTCGCCGATCGAATGGCGGGCGTGTACGAAGACGGCCTGCGACGGTTCCGTTTTCCTTTTTCTGTGCTCAACCTGGGGGGCGGTTTTGGCATCCCGTACACGGATGAGGATGCGCCGCCGGTGGCCGATCTCGTCCGGGGGGTGATCCGCGCCGCCAAGGCGGCCTTTGCGGCTCGAGGCATGGACGTGCCCATCTTGTGGATTGAGCCGGGCCGCAGCATTGTCGGGCCCGCGGGGGTGACACTGTATCGCGTGGGCAGCCGTAAGGTCATCCCGGGCGTGCGGAACTACGTCGCCATCGACGGGGGCATGACGGACAACCCGCGCCTCGCGCTTTACGGCGCGAAGTATCATGCGTGTTACGCGAACCGCGCTGCGGATCCACCGGATCGCCCGTGGTCGGTGGCCGGCAAGTGTTGTGAGAGCGGCGACATGCTCATCTGGGATCTCCCGCTACCGGATCCAGAACCGGGGGATATTCTCGCCGTTTTTGCGACAGGTGCCTACACGTATGCGATGGCGAGTCATTACAATCGCATTCCCAAGCCCGCTGTCGTGTTTTGCCGGCATGGCGAGGCGCGCCTCGTGGCGCGGCGCGAGACGTGGGCGGACGTGGCGCGGCTGGATGTGCCGCTTCGGTGA
- a CDS encoding fumarate hydratase, with translation MATKAFDSLLELITETSTNLPPDVRRAIKRAQLQEELGSRASIALNTIIDNIISAEEDVQPICQDTGMPTFIVHCPVGFNQIEFEKEIRRAVAEATRLGKLRPNSVDPLTGKNTGDNLGEGTPIVHFHQWEKDEVEVKLILKGGGCENKNIQYALPTELPGLGRAGRDLDGVRKCILHAVYQAQGQGCSAGFIGVCIGGDRTSGYEAAKEQLFRPLDDVNPNPQLAELEQYIMEKANQLDIGTMGFGGRVTLLGCKIGVRNRIPASFFVSVAYNCWAFRRLGVVLDPETGEIRRWLYKDGEGQLERPKQAFSTENAIVLQAPISEEQIRKLKVGDVVLIRGEIHTGRDELHKYLMHHDSPVDLRGGILYHCGPVMLKDENGEWHVKAAGPTTSSREEPYQADIIEKFGIRAVIGKGGMGEKTLQGLKKSGAVYLNAIGGAAQFYARCVTKVKGVDFLEQFGIPEAMWHLEVDNFPAIVTMDAHGNSLHKEVAEESMVKLEDLKDPVFV, from the coding sequence GTGGCGACGAAAGCGTTTGATAGTCTACTGGAACTCATCACGGAGACCTCGACGAACCTGCCGCCCGACGTGCGCCGGGCTATCAAGCGGGCGCAGCTTCAGGAGGAATTGGGCAGCCGCGCATCCATCGCCCTGAACACCATCATCGACAACATCATCTCCGCAGAGGAGGATGTGCAGCCCATCTGCCAGGATACGGGCATGCCGACCTTCATCGTCCATTGCCCGGTCGGTTTCAATCAAATCGAGTTCGAGAAAGAGATTCGGCGGGCCGTGGCCGAAGCGACGCGCCTTGGCAAGTTGCGACCGAACTCGGTCGACCCGCTCACCGGCAAGAACACCGGCGACAATCTCGGCGAGGGCACGCCCATCGTGCACTTCCACCAGTGGGAGAAAGACGAAGTGGAGGTGAAGCTGATTCTGAAGGGCGGGGGCTGCGAGAACAAGAACATCCAGTACGCGCTTCCCACTGAGCTTCCCGGCCTCGGCCGCGCGGGGCGCGATCTCGACGGTGTCCGCAAGTGCATCCTGCACGCGGTCTACCAAGCCCAGGGGCAGGGCTGCAGCGCGGGCTTCATCGGCGTGTGCATCGGCGGCGATCGGACGAGCGGCTACGAGGCGGCGAAGGAGCAATTGTTCCGCCCGCTGGACGACGTCAACCCCAATCCGCAGCTCGCAGAACTTGAGCAGTACATCATGGAGAAGGCGAATCAGCTCGACATCGGCACCATGGGCTTCGGGGGCCGTGTGACGCTCCTCGGGTGCAAGATTGGCGTGCGCAACCGGATTCCCGCGAGCTTCTTCGTCTCTGTGGCGTACAACTGTTGGGCGTTCCGGCGCCTCGGCGTGGTGCTCGATCCCGAGACGGGCGAAATCCGGCGCTGGCTGTACAAGGACGGCGAAGGCCAGCTCGAGCGGCCGAAACAGGCCTTTTCGACGGAGAACGCGATTGTCCTGCAGGCGCCCATCAGCGAGGAGCAGATCCGCAAGCTGAAGGTGGGCGACGTGGTGCTCATTCGGGGCGAGATCCACACGGGCCGCGACGAGCTCCACAAGTACCTCATGCACCACGATTCGCCGGTGGATCTCCGCGGCGGGATCCTGTATCACTGCGGGCCGGTCATGCTGAAGGACGAGAACGGCGAGTGGCATGTCAAAGCCGCGGGGCCGACGACGAGCTCGCGCGAGGAGCCTTACCAGGCTGACATCATCGAGAAGTTTGGCATTCGCGCGGTCATCGGCAAGGGCGGCATGGGCGAGAAGACGCTGCAGGGTCTCAAAAAGTCGGGCGCCGTGTACCTGAACGCCATCGGTGGCGCGGCGCAATTCTACGCGCGGTGCGTGACGAAGGTGAAAGGCGTGGACTTCCTCGAGCAGTTCGGCATCCCCGAGGCGATGTGGCATCTCGAGGTGGACAACTTCCCAGCTATCGTCACGATGGACGCACACGGCAACAGCTTGCACAAGGAAGTCGCCGAGGAGTCCATGGTCAAGCTTGAGGACCTCAAGGATCCTGTGTTTGTGTGA
- a CDS encoding VOC family protein: MGDTWLFISDVFSKDGMPLERGPVSLMVEFSIEPEMDAVYARLMKEAKVHMPPQKTFWGAK; this comes from the coding sequence TTGGGCGATACGTGGTTGTTCATTTCAGACGTTTTTTCGAAAGATGGAATGCCTCTAGAGCGTGGGCCAGTCAGTTTGATGGTCGAGTTTTCGATTGAACCGGAGATGGATGCCGTCTATGCCCGTTTGATGAAAGAAGCCAAAGTTCACATGCCGCCGCAGAAGACGTTTTGGGGTGCGAAATAG
- a CDS encoding Nramp family divalent metal transporter, with the protein MSVTTTSLQTSDAKAVRAARAALDHRRRGLRALLPFLGPAFVACVAYIDPGNYATNIQSGSEFGYRLLWVVVLANLMAMLIQHLSAKLGIATGKSLPEMCRDHFPKWLTYVMWAFSEVAAMATDIAEFLGATVGLNLLLHIPMLWGTLVTGVVTYLILTLDRLGFRPLEKFITAFVLIIALCYVVETIFSKPNWGQVAYHSVVPWLGNQAAVLLAVGVIGATVMPHVVYLHSSLTQNRIQPRDEEDKVKIARFSAKEVAIAMSLAGLVNLSMMFMAASVFHNTGHTGIADISTAYKTLTPLLGPASAAVFLISLLASGFSSSAVGTMAGQVIMQGFVGFTIPLWLRRVITMIPTVIIVALGLNPTETLVLSQVVLSIVLPMPVVALIYFTRRPDIMGRLVNRRLTTWVASFCASVIVVLNMILLYLSFGGSF; encoded by the coding sequence GTGAGTGTGACGACCACGAGCTTGCAGACGTCTGACGCAAAGGCTGTCCGAGCGGCCAGGGCCGCCTTGGATCATCGCCGCAGAGGGCTGCGCGCGCTGCTCCCGTTTCTCGGCCCGGCGTTTGTCGCCTGCGTGGCGTACATTGACCCCGGCAATTACGCGACGAACATCCAAAGCGGTTCAGAGTTCGGCTATCGCCTGCTGTGGGTGGTGGTGCTCGCCAATCTGATGGCGATGCTCATTCAGCACCTGTCCGCAAAACTTGGCATCGCCACGGGCAAGAGTTTGCCCGAGATGTGCCGAGATCACTTTCCCAAGTGGCTGACTTACGTGATGTGGGCGTTCTCTGAAGTCGCGGCCATGGCCACCGATATCGCGGAATTTTTGGGCGCAACCGTGGGCTTGAATCTGTTGCTCCACATCCCCATGCTGTGGGGAACCCTTGTCACGGGCGTGGTGACGTATTTGATCCTGACCTTGGACCGCCTGGGCTTCCGCCCATTGGAGAAGTTCATCACGGCGTTCGTCCTGATCATCGCCCTGTGCTACGTCGTGGAGACCATTTTTTCGAAGCCCAATTGGGGCCAGGTGGCGTACCACAGCGTAGTACCGTGGCTGGGCAACCAAGCGGCAGTGCTGCTCGCCGTCGGCGTGATTGGCGCGACCGTCATGCCTCACGTGGTGTACTTGCATTCGAGCTTGACGCAAAACCGCATTCAGCCACGCGACGAAGAAGATAAGGTGAAAATCGCGCGCTTCAGCGCGAAAGAGGTCGCCATCGCCATGTCGCTGGCTGGACTCGTGAACCTGTCGATGATGTTCATGGCTGCGTCCGTGTTTCACAACACGGGTCACACGGGCATTGCGGATATCTCGACGGCGTACAAGACCCTGACGCCGCTCCTTGGCCCGGCGAGCGCCGCGGTGTTTCTCATCTCGCTCCTCGCCTCGGGCTTCTCGAGCTCAGCGGTCGGCACGATGGCCGGGCAGGTGATCATGCAGGGGTTCGTCGGCTTCACCATTCCGCTCTGGCTTCGGCGCGTCATCACGATGATCCCGACGGTCATCATTGTCGCTCTCGGGCTCAATCCGACGGAGACACTCGTGTTGAGCCAGGTGGTGCTGAGCATTGTTCTGCCGATGCCGGTGGTAGCCCTCATCTACTTCACGCGCAGGCCGGACATCATGGGGCGACTGGTCAACCGGCGGCTGACCACCTGGGTGGCGAGCTTCTGCGCGAGCGTGATCGTCGTCTTGAATATGATCCTTCTGTACCTGTCCTTCGGCGGCAGCTTCTGA
- a CDS encoding polysaccharide biosynthesis C-terminal domain-containing protein, which translates to MGRKLTLYSFAYRGLSSFLTFANSAIAARYLPTASRGEFQLSTTVATLGQSFSGGYTNYFSYALPRRPHDKAQIVQMGNFVMYLFSLAVWLCALAAIWLWHPPLSMAYAMVGIPFTFLFGYGSKLLNSLGEISWLNRVNIAQAVTFLVLYLAFIAFHWHMAPGPRLVWTFRIWLVSWAVCVALTLAVTYQKLGFGETLKWRFHRAEWRGLYRYGTASSLAIVTGYVNYRTDFWMLALMHNATTLSIYGVAVAAAEILNTLTQTIATMVFHRVTAASVDDAGAITENASRQTLITSIFAACALALGMPIIVLIYSWHKYGGSLGPFYVLLPGLVLKATANVIAQYFTNALGRPTALTWVNLAVIAANALMCLGLIPIAGMYGASIASTLSYVLELALYVTWYRRASGRDSRALWRITRGDLAPYLDLVRKVRARLTRTA; encoded by the coding sequence ATGGGACGAAAGCTCACGCTGTACAGCTTCGCATATCGAGGACTATCCTCATTTCTCACCTTCGCCAACAGCGCCATTGCCGCGCGGTACTTGCCGACGGCGAGTCGCGGCGAATTTCAACTCTCCACCACCGTGGCCACCCTGGGTCAGTCGTTCTCGGGCGGATACACCAATTATTTTTCCTACGCGCTGCCCCGCAGGCCACACGACAAGGCGCAGATTGTGCAAATGGGAAACTTTGTGATGTATTTGTTCAGCCTCGCCGTCTGGCTGTGCGCCCTCGCCGCCATCTGGCTCTGGCACCCGCCCCTCTCCATGGCCTATGCGATGGTTGGGATTCCCTTCACGTTTCTGTTCGGATACGGCTCGAAGCTTCTCAACTCACTGGGAGAGATCTCGTGGCTGAACCGCGTCAACATCGCGCAAGCCGTGACTTTTCTCGTGCTGTACCTGGCCTTTATTGCGTTCCACTGGCACATGGCTCCTGGGCCCCGTCTCGTGTGGACGTTTCGCATTTGGCTCGTTTCCTGGGCCGTTTGCGTCGCGCTGACGCTCGCCGTCACGTATCAGAAGCTCGGGTTCGGAGAGACGCTCAAGTGGCGATTCCACCGGGCGGAATGGCGGGGGCTGTATCGGTACGGCACGGCTTCCTCGCTTGCCATTGTCACGGGGTACGTCAACTATCGCACGGACTTCTGGATGCTTGCGCTGATGCACAACGCCACCACGCTCTCCATTTACGGCGTGGCAGTGGCCGCAGCGGAGATCCTCAACACCCTCACCCAAACCATCGCGACCATGGTCTTTCACCGCGTGACGGCCGCGAGCGTAGATGACGCCGGGGCCATCACGGAGAACGCCTCGCGGCAGACGCTCATCACGTCCATCTTCGCCGCCTGCGCCCTGGCCCTGGGGATGCCCATCATCGTGCTCATTTATAGCTGGCACAAGTACGGCGGAAGCCTCGGGCCGTTCTACGTGCTCCTCCCAGGTCTCGTGCTCAAGGCCACAGCCAATGTGATTGCCCAGTACTTCACCAACGCGCTCGGGCGCCCCACGGCGCTCACCTGGGTGAACCTGGCCGTGATCGCCGCCAACGCCCTGATGTGCCTAGGACTCATTCCGATCGCCGGCATGTACGGCGCGTCCATCGCCTCGACGCTCTCGTACGTGCTGGAGCTCGCTTTATACGTCACCTGGTATCGGCGGGCTTCAGGACGCGACAGCAGGGCGCTGTGGCGCATCACGCGCGGCGATCTCGCGCCGTATCTCGATCTCGTCCGCAAAGTTCGCGCGCGCTTGACCCGGACGGCATAA
- a CDS encoding pyrimidine-nucleoside phosphorylase, whose protein sequence is MRAVDVIDKKRRGEALAEEELRFLIEGYVAGRIPDYQMSAFLMAVVWRGMTREETLVLTRLLADSGERLDLSGIPGVKVDKHSTGGVGDKATLVVLPLVASIGVPVIKMSGRGLGHTGGTIDKLESIPGFRTDLSVAELVAQVRQVGIALGGQTADLAPADKKLYALRDVTGTVESLPLIASSVMSKKLAGGADAIVLDVKVGDGAFMKSRSDARRLARLMVEIGEAAGRRTVAVLSNMDQPLGCAIGNALEVAEAIRVLSGEGPFDLAEIALALAEEMTVLAGVAATREEARRMLRQSVAEGRALETLRRWIAAQGGDPAVVDDPSRLPQAPVQMPYLPKKAGFVAKLSALAFGLAAMRLGAGRETKEEAIDPSVGIVLHAKVGDRVQTHRPMFTVHARTGEDALRCIQELEAAIQISDDPVEAPPLILARIDRSEALPYADLMDAAREARDRAYVPYSGFAVGAALELADGRMVTGANVENASYGLTNCAERSAVFRAVAEGGPGTKPEIRAVAVIADSPEPVSPCGACRQVLAEFCSPDTPVYLGNLQGDVRETTVGALLPGAFTDAQMANVRRQDKEA, encoded by the coding sequence ATGCGAGCGGTCGACGTGATCGACAAAAAACGCAGAGGGGAGGCTTTGGCGGAGGAGGAGCTTCGGTTTCTCATTGAGGGGTACGTGGCGGGGAGAATCCCGGATTACCAGATGAGTGCCTTTCTCATGGCGGTGGTCTGGCGAGGCATGACCCGCGAGGAGACGCTCGTGCTCACGCGGCTCTTGGCCGATTCCGGAGAACGGCTGGATCTCTCGGGCATCCCGGGCGTGAAGGTGGATAAGCATAGCACCGGAGGCGTGGGGGACAAGGCGACGCTCGTCGTGCTGCCCCTCGTCGCGTCCATCGGCGTGCCGGTCATCAAGATGTCCGGGCGGGGGCTTGGTCACACGGGAGGGACCATCGACAAGCTGGAGTCCATCCCAGGATTCCGCACGGATTTGAGCGTAGCGGAACTCGTGGCGCAGGTGAGGCAGGTGGGCATCGCACTGGGAGGACAGACCGCGGATCTCGCGCCGGCGGACAAGAAGCTGTACGCGCTCCGGGACGTCACGGGGACCGTGGAGTCGTTGCCCCTCATCGCGAGTTCCGTGATGAGCAAGAAGCTGGCGGGCGGCGCCGACGCCATCGTGCTCGACGTGAAGGTGGGCGACGGCGCGTTCATGAAGTCGCGCTCGGACGCGCGCAGGCTCGCGCGGCTGATGGTCGAGATCGGCGAGGCGGCGGGCAGAAGGACGGTCGCCGTCCTCAGCAACATGGATCAGCCGCTCGGGTGCGCCATCGGGAACGCGCTCGAGGTGGCCGAGGCCATCCGCGTTTTGTCCGGCGAGGGGCCTTTCGATCTCGCCGAGATCGCGCTCGCCCTGGCTGAGGAGATGACGGTATTGGCGGGCGTGGCCGCCACGCGCGAGGAGGCGCGGCGCATGTTGCGCCAGTCGGTCGCCGAGGGCCGGGCGCTCGAGACGCTTAGGCGCTGGATTGCGGCGCAGGGCGGCGATCCGGCCGTGGTCGACGATCCGAGCCGCCTTCCGCAGGCGCCGGTCCAAATGCCCTATCTGCCGAAGAAGGCCGGGTTTGTCGCCAAGCTGTCGGCGCTCGCGTTCGGGCTCGCGGCGATGCGGCTTGGCGCGGGCCGGGAGACGAAGGAAGAGGCCATCGATCCGTCCGTCGGGATCGTGCTGCACGCCAAGGTGGGCGATCGCGTCCAGACCCATCGCCCCATGTTCACCGTGCACGCGCGCACGGGGGAGGACGCCCTCCGCTGCATCCAGGAGCTCGAGGCGGCCATACAGATTTCGGACGATCCCGTCGAAGCGCCGCCGCTCATTCTCGCCCGGATCGACCGAAGCGAGGCCCTGCCCTACGCCGATCTGATGGACGCGGCGCGAGAGGCGCGCGATCGCGCATACGTGCCGTACTCCGGTTTCGCCGTGGGCGCGGCGCTTGAGCTTGCGGACGGGCGCATGGTGACGGGCGCCAATGTCGAGAATGCGTCGTATGGGCTCACCAACTGCGCGGAGCGGTCCGCGGTGTTTCGCGCTGTCGCCGAGGGTGGACCGGGGACGAAGCCCGAGATTCGCGCGGTGGCCGTCATCGCGGACAGCCCAGAGCCGGTTTCTCCCTGCGGCGCGTGCCGGCAGGTGTTGGCCGAGTTCTGCTCGCCCGACACGCCGGTCTACCTCGGGAATCTTCAGGGCGACGTGAGGGAGACGACCGTTGGCGCGCTTCTCCCGGGCGCGTTCACGGACGCGCAGATGGCAAACGTGAGGCGGCAAGACAAGGAGGCTTGA
- the pepF gene encoding oligoendopeptidase F: MASQVIWARDVRGKARQEIDPEYRWNLEDIYPDQEAWHKDAHRARALAEAFAEFRGRLNTSGETLLQVLQAHDELGQILAKLFVYAKMKLDEDTTESWRQALFAEAQRLAAEIQAKTSFFYPELVQLSPEQVEGWLESVEGLRLYRFFLEETLRQRDHVLTPEQEELLAQFSEVLHAPSEIFEMYNNADTVFPVIRDENGEDVQVTHALYHELLERRDRGVRERAFHAVYDTYKKHRNTIAALYAASVKRNVVNARVRRYPSALDAALDGDRIPRAVYENLIRAVRESVPALQSYLALRKRALGLDELNMWDLYVPLVGEIDWKVPYAEARETVLRAVEVFGEAYASAAREGLYGRWVDVYETRGKRSGGYSWGTYGTHPYILLNYTDSVQDMFTLAHELGHSMHSYFSRKTQPYIYSDYTIFVAEVASTVNEAILYDHLLGREEDPLRRAYLLNRQVETIRTTLVAQTLYAEFEKRTHERIESGGAITADWLDEVFYELNRAYYAPEVTVDDDIAHGWMRIPHFYSAFYVYKYATGISAALALVEKIRREGDEAVARYLQFLSSGSSNTSIDLLRMAGVDMTSDAPVRQALERFARLTAELGDLLAAR; the protein is encoded by the coding sequence GTGGCATCACAGGTGATTTGGGCGCGCGACGTGCGCGGCAAGGCGAGGCAGGAGATTGACCCCGAGTATCGCTGGAACCTGGAAGACATCTACCCGGATCAAGAGGCGTGGCACAAGGACGCGCATCGCGCCCGCGCGCTCGCGGAGGCGTTCGCCGAGTTTCGCGGGCGGTTGAACACGTCCGGCGAGACGCTTCTCCAGGTGCTGCAGGCGCACGATGAACTTGGCCAGATCCTCGCGAAGCTCTTCGTCTACGCCAAGATGAAGCTCGACGAGGACACGACGGAGAGCTGGCGGCAGGCGCTCTTCGCGGAGGCCCAGCGGCTCGCCGCCGAAATCCAGGCGAAGACGTCGTTTTTCTATCCTGAACTCGTTCAGCTCTCCCCGGAGCAGGTCGAAGGCTGGCTCGAATCGGTCGAGGGACTCCGCTTGTACCGTTTCTTCCTTGAGGAAACGCTCCGCCAGCGCGATCACGTCCTCACCCCGGAGCAGGAGGAGCTTTTGGCGCAGTTCAGCGAGGTGCTGCACGCCCCGTCCGAGATCTTTGAGATGTACAACAACGCGGACACGGTCTTCCCGGTCATCCGCGACGAAAACGGGGAAGACGTGCAGGTGACGCACGCGCTGTATCACGAGCTGTTGGAGCGGCGGGATCGCGGCGTGCGGGAACGGGCGTTCCACGCGGTGTACGACACGTACAAAAAGCATCGCAACACCATAGCGGCGCTGTATGCGGCGAGCGTGAAGCGAAACGTCGTTAACGCTCGCGTCAGGAGGTACCCGTCCGCGCTCGACGCGGCGCTGGATGGGGACCGGATCCCGCGCGCGGTGTACGAAAACCTGATCCGCGCGGTGCGGGAGTCTGTGCCTGCGCTTCAGTCGTATCTCGCGCTGCGCAAGCGCGCGCTTGGGCTCGACGAACTCAACATGTGGGATTTGTACGTGCCACTCGTCGGCGAGATCGACTGGAAGGTCCCCTACGCGGAGGCGCGCGAGACCGTTCTTCGAGCTGTCGAGGTGTTCGGCGAGGCGTACGCGAGCGCCGCGCGCGAGGGGCTCTACGGGCGCTGGGTGGATGTGTATGAGACCCGGGGCAAGCGCTCGGGCGGTTATTCATGGGGAACGTATGGCACACATCCGTACATCCTTCTCAACTACACGGATTCGGTGCAGGACATGTTCACGTTGGCGCACGAACTTGGCCATTCCATGCACAGTTATTTTTCGCGGAAGACGCAGCCGTACATCTACAGCGATTACACCATCTTCGTGGCCGAGGTCGCGTCCACGGTCAACGAGGCCATTTTGTACGATCACCTGCTCGGTCGGGAAGAGGACCCGCTCCGGCGCGCGTACCTGCTCAACCGCCAGGTGGAGACGATTCGCACCACGCTTGTCGCGCAGACACTCTATGCGGAATTCGAGAAGCGCACGCACGAGCGCATCGAGTCGGGCGGCGCCATCACGGCGGATTGGCTGGACGAAGTGTTTTACGAGTTGAATCGAGCCTACTACGCGCCCGAGGTGACGGTGGACGACGACATCGCGCACGGCTGGATGCGCATCCCGCATTTTTATTCCGCGTTTTACGTGTACAAATACGCGACCGGGATTTCGGCCGCGCTTGCCCTGGTGGAAAAGATCCGGCGCGAGGGGGACGAGGCGGTGGCGCGGTATCTCCAATTTCTTTCATCGGGAAGTTCCAACACGTCCATCGATCTGCTTCGGATGGCGGGAGTGGATATGACCAGCGACGCGCCGGTCCGCCAGGCGCTCGAGCGGTTCGCGCGGCTGACGGCGGAACTCGGCGATCTTCTGGCGGCGCGCTGA
- a CDS encoding sensor histidine kinase, translated as MASNDNDCCRPDEGSGATSLPRPRAPHLHARASSREMSFFEFVRDLAATHPDPDPFLCLVLDAEGGIMTSAAHGEWETGDMAACLSAALRELRPATAQEMRTSRRTEVSEAAVAVLRLEQWHAAWTQLPMAVGRARHLAVVRRASEEDPHNLGRLTLYFAHAAAQAWTSCERTLMRKSQCVIQRMRKKLQEFEKVSALAQLCAGIAHEIRNPLTTARGFLQLFAERCDAKDRAYLELTISELDRIRELLEDFMGLCRPDREEAAEIDMAEIARSVHRFLVPEASLCDIAFELHVPDHPVRTAGRPAQIKQVLINLVQNALQACRGQQHAAVKLEVDDEDDRVRVNVVDNGCGIEHMDRIFRPFYTTKSTGTGLGLFVCKHIVESHGGAISVRSQVGAGTTVTVEIPKCARRA; from the coding sequence ATGGCTTCAAACGACAACGACTGCTGCAGGCCTGATGAGGGCTCGGGCGCGACCTCCCTGCCCCGCCCCAGGGCGCCGCACCTCCATGCGCGCGCGAGCTCGCGCGAAATGTCCTTTTTCGAGTTCGTGCGCGATCTCGCCGCGACGCACCCCGACCCCGATCCGTTCCTGTGCCTGGTGCTCGACGCCGAGGGCGGCATCATGACCAGCGCGGCGCACGGCGAATGGGAGACGGGTGACATGGCTGCGTGCTTGAGCGCAGCCTTGCGCGAACTCCGCCCAGCAACTGCTCAGGAGATGCGGACATCGCGGCGAACCGAGGTCAGCGAAGCGGCGGTCGCCGTGCTCCGCCTCGAGCAATGGCACGCGGCGTGGACGCAGCTGCCGATGGCCGTTGGACGAGCCCGGCATCTCGCCGTGGTCCGGCGCGCATCCGAGGAAGACCCTCACAACCTTGGGCGCCTCACACTTTACTTCGCACACGCAGCCGCCCAGGCGTGGACAAGCTGCGAGCGCACACTCATGCGGAAAAGTCAGTGCGTGATTCAACGCATGCGAAAGAAACTGCAGGAATTTGAGAAAGTGTCTGCATTAGCTCAATTGTGCGCTGGGATCGCGCACGAAATCCGGAATCCCCTCACGACGGCCCGCGGATTTTTGCAGCTTTTTGCAGAACGCTGCGACGCCAAGGACCGTGCCTACCTTGAGCTCACCATTAGCGAGCTGGACCGCATTCGCGAACTGTTGGAGGACTTCATGGGCCTGTGCCGACCGGACCGCGAGGAGGCGGCCGAGATCGACATGGCCGAGATTGCGAGATCCGTTCACCGGTTTCTCGTCCCCGAAGCAAGCCTCTGCGATATCGCATTCGAACTTCACGTCCCCGACCATCCCGTCCGAACTGCCGGGCGTCCTGCTCAGATCAAGCAGGTCCTCATCAATCTGGTACAGAATGCGCTTCAGGCCTGCCGCGGCCAGCAGCATGCGGCAGTAAAACTGGAAGTCGACGACGAGGACGATCGCGTGCGGGTGAACGTGGTGGACAACGGCTGCGGGATCGAACACATGGACCGGATCTTTCGGCCGTTTTACACCACGAAGTCCACAGGGACGGGGCTCGGCCTGTTTGTGTGCAAACACATCGTCGAGTCGCACGGAGGGGCCATCTCCGTCCGATCTCAGGTCGGCGCAGGGACCACGGTCACTGTGGAGATCCCGAAATGCGCGCGGCGCGCGTAG